In Endozoicomonas sp. GU-1, one DNA window encodes the following:
- a CDS encoding transglutaminase-like domain-containing protein, which translates to MDFIIAPGRTYFTPLRPGECLTLQEGLCSQRLVEVLEEKIFYSETNSCKAYEELRDINGALDIPQRLRALMDWLDTFSDSKNVTGQDDQLLLNMLREKQGVCRHKAAIFQMLCHYWGIPARQVVNVSHRFVEISPDGGQTWRQYQLGGGGRVTADITEPDWGEYGQPGGSDLKPPATRGYALFNHFINSTKTGPALMDKIENSLKGLEDLLLSCNKKSVLTDTMHQIKDNYSAFHRAPFGSSALPNNWGVLLSPQMFCLLGDKIQDWQCIIEKSAWNLSVVRDIRRADIEYKLRPLYRLIHAHEPDVHYLNWLCDLYRSVPKFLKYELLTILQTLCGSCDSCQLKSRVKGMLESYSPGPRTDSLLEYENPRFSQYCINLFKTMTLSHSLLGRLSQPCIHQQLHHQPVGNSIIIPEKLISGEAAFLNVSKSTSYKPIIFDCTSLSKNAMNDKIAVKIKSGLKPVISEICESEKVSVYNGAIRKIFFIWLAAHHRNDATSPIWVTLQYNIYSEARRPDYEPLLTAANPQDDPMTELKLPPKRLKEYFNRPSAVVLQADDLLVLLDEFLAQIENESNK; encoded by the coding sequence GTGGACTTTATCATTGCCCCCGGGCGAACCTATTTTACCCCACTGAGACCGGGCGAGTGTCTGACATTACAAGAGGGATTGTGCAGTCAACGGCTTGTAGAAGTCCTGGAAGAAAAGATTTTTTACTCCGAAACGAACAGCTGCAAAGCCTATGAAGAGCTGCGTGATATCAATGGGGCCCTGGATATCCCGCAACGACTCAGGGCGTTGATGGATTGGCTGGATACATTTTCCGACAGCAAAAATGTGACCGGACAAGATGACCAGCTGTTGCTGAATATGCTCAGGGAGAAACAAGGGGTTTGCCGACACAAGGCGGCGATCTTCCAAATGCTCTGTCACTATTGGGGAATTCCTGCCCGGCAAGTAGTGAATGTTTCGCACCGTTTTGTTGAGATCAGCCCCGATGGCGGCCAAACCTGGCGACAATACCAACTCGGTGGTGGCGGACGGGTTACAGCAGATATCACAGAACCCGACTGGGGGGAGTATGGTCAACCAGGTGGTTCTGACCTGAAGCCACCCGCTACAAGAGGGTATGCCCTTTTCAACCATTTTATCAATTCAACGAAAACTGGTCCTGCATTAATGGACAAAATTGAGAATTCTCTTAAGGGCCTTGAAGATTTGTTACTATCGTGCAATAAAAAATCAGTACTGACTGATACTATGCACCAAATTAAAGATAACTACTCTGCATTCCACAGAGCACCTTTTGGCTCCAGCGCTTTGCCGAATAATTGGGGGGTGTTATTATCGCCACAAATGTTTTGCCTGTTGGGTGATAAAATACAAGATTGGCAATGTATCATAGAAAAAAGTGCCTGGAATTTGTCAGTCGTCAGGGATATTCGAAGAGCAGATATCGAATATAAACTGAGACCATTATATCGACTGATACATGCACATGAGCCTGATGTGCACTATTTGAACTGGCTATGTGACCTTTACCGCTCGGTGCCTAAATTTCTGAAATATGAATTATTGACCATCCTACAGACGCTCTGTGGGTCCTGTGATTCCTGTCAGTTAAAAAGCCGGGTAAAAGGAATGCTTGAGTCTTATTCTCCAGGACCCAGAACGGATAGCCTTCTTGAATACGAAAATCCACGATTTTCACAGTACTGCATAAACCTTTTCAAAACGATGACCTTGAGCCACTCCCTTTTGGGGCGACTATCCCAGCCTTGCATCCATCAACAACTCCACCACCAGCCTGTGGGCAATAGCATTATCATCCCTGAAAAATTGATTTCCGGCGAGGCGGCTTTCCTGAATGTATCAAAATCTACAAGCTACAAACCTATTATTTTCGACTGTACTTCTTTGTCCAAAAATGCGATGAACGATAAGATTGCTGTAAAAATAAAATCCGGCTTAAAGCCAGTAATTAGCGAAATATGTGAGAGTGAAAAGGTTAGTGTTTACAACGGAGCAATAAGAAAAATATTCTTTATCTGGCTGGCAGCGCATCACAGGAATGATGCCACTTCTCCAATTTGGGTGACTCTACAATATAATATCTATTCTGAGGCAAGGCGGCCTGACTATGAGCCGTTGCTTACAGCTGCTAATCCGCAAGATGACCCCATGACCGAATTAAAATTACCTCCAAAACGTTTAAAAGAGTATTTTAACCGGCCTTCCGCTGTCGTTCTTCAGGCGGATGATTTGCTTGTTCTTTTAGATGAGTTTCTTGCACAGATCGAAAATGAAAGCAATAAGTAG
- a CDS encoding AAA family ATPase, which translates to MAQRLGVDLRLARQKRFFDGNLRSTLKDTLIAHRELLRQDTIISQTVGTLESQIAAILNQTNQQKSQQIRELLATHFIDDQLPGPCLDLPDALLARQRHHWSRQERRLEHLAQRVRKHPVVFLQGEAGAGKTFMARAIAARAGYPDCQVLQLGPNDTQEALFGGPQLVSYSMGNGAEDHGTEFRKGPLLQWALSKDPPLLVLDEANLAPEGLLAPLAGLTRQPQVLHYQGREYTLPEQQQHRIILTGNPDHYSGRHLDNTLKSRIPTFFYKPLPDTVLANAIILPNLPQAWPEHLKHQARDRLLTLYNQFRALLEQTTPRDITDVLATVRQILRHCAATVSTPEQVNALVRRAFMDSLAGAVTTEYQQRLRTLNVWYQGQFKEDPSLLAGVDASFTDFIQRLQATNPDGDFSPKPVQQLAYRYWQSLDKDDSGRTAILVEGPAGWGKDFVLDRTIRLWRQQQGINRPFVHINANPNQWTTLAKSVKQAMSRGQLIAISELNLIPSHYVEGLLNHVLTGHAAPGFRLFATINPGYFVGREALSKALTSRCTQIRLSALDPEDLARLVQGLPEIPEGLPQWLAGHFHQLATALHQQNRPVQLPLDDLFSSARQLASQRPEHWHQALRQHLSLPFRALKTPLPPLQEDTASLARMKPEERRRALETLANSMPGLLTPITVQFGPALRCRDREITVTPETTDQDIMTIVQAMQQGPETSHKSGSTVKPKRNSHSASPCAFDDIVAPCHFRITRYFPETPYDARQYRLFLSRPIWMKTAGCATTPSTGQMAR; encoded by the coding sequence ATGGCACAGCGATTGGGTGTGGATCTTCGGCTGGCCCGGCAAAAACGCTTTTTTGATGGAAACCTGCGCTCAACCTTAAAGGATACCCTGATCGCTCACCGGGAATTACTAAGGCAAGACACCATCATTAGCCAAACGGTCGGGACGCTGGAGAGCCAGATTGCCGCCATTCTGAATCAGACCAATCAACAGAAATCACAACAGATCCGGGAGTTACTGGCCACCCACTTTATTGATGATCAGTTACCCGGGCCGTGCCTGGATCTGCCCGATGCCCTCCTTGCCCGACAGCGCCACCACTGGTCCCGTCAGGAGCGGCGTCTGGAGCATTTGGCCCAGAGGGTCCGAAAGCATCCCGTGGTGTTCCTGCAGGGTGAGGCCGGAGCCGGCAAGACCTTTATGGCCAGGGCCATTGCGGCCAGGGCTGGTTATCCAGACTGTCAGGTGCTTCAGCTTGGGCCCAACGACACCCAGGAAGCCCTGTTTGGCGGACCGCAGCTGGTCAGTTATTCAATGGGCAATGGGGCGGAGGACCATGGCACCGAATTTCGCAAAGGGCCACTGCTGCAGTGGGCATTATCGAAAGATCCGCCCCTGCTGGTGCTCGATGAAGCCAACCTGGCGCCAGAAGGCCTGCTGGCCCCCCTGGCCGGTTTAACCCGACAGCCGCAGGTGCTCCATTATCAGGGCCGGGAGTACACACTGCCTGAACAGCAGCAGCACCGGATTATTCTCACCGGCAATCCGGACCATTATTCAGGGCGGCATCTGGATAATACATTAAAATCACGGATTCCCACCTTCTTCTACAAACCCCTGCCGGACACCGTGCTGGCCAACGCCATCATTCTGCCCAACCTGCCACAGGCCTGGCCTGAGCACCTGAAACACCAGGCCCGTGACCGGCTATTAACCCTGTACAACCAGTTCCGGGCGCTGCTGGAGCAGACCACACCCAGAGATATCACCGATGTGCTGGCCACCGTTCGCCAGATTCTCCGTCACTGTGCCGCTACCGTGAGCACCCCAGAGCAAGTCAACGCCCTGGTCCGGCGGGCATTTATGGACAGTCTGGCCGGTGCTGTAACCACGGAATACCAGCAACGGCTCAGAACCCTCAACGTCTGGTACCAGGGCCAGTTCAAGGAAGACCCGTCCCTTTTGGCGGGGGTTGACGCGAGCTTTACTGATTTTATCCAACGACTGCAGGCCACCAACCCCGATGGTGACTTCTCGCCAAAGCCTGTCCAGCAACTGGCTTACCGCTACTGGCAAAGTCTGGACAAGGATGACTCCGGGCGCACCGCTATTCTGGTGGAAGGCCCGGCAGGCTGGGGCAAGGATTTTGTGCTGGACAGAACCATCCGGCTCTGGCGACAACAGCAAGGGATAAATCGCCCGTTTGTTCATATCAATGCCAACCCGAACCAGTGGACCACCTTGGCAAAGAGCGTCAAACAGGCCATGAGCCGGGGGCAACTGATCGCCATCAGTGAGCTTAACCTGATTCCCAGCCACTATGTAGAAGGGTTACTGAATCATGTGTTGACCGGCCATGCAGCACCGGGATTTCGCCTGTTTGCCACCATCAATCCCGGCTATTTCGTCGGACGGGAAGCCCTGAGCAAGGCCCTGACCAGCCGCTGTACCCAAATCAGACTGTCTGCCCTTGACCCGGAAGACCTGGCCAGGCTGGTGCAGGGATTGCCCGAGATACCCGAAGGGTTGCCCCAATGGCTGGCGGGTCACTTCCACCAACTGGCCACAGCACTGCATCAGCAGAACCGCCCGGTGCAACTGCCACTGGACGACCTGTTCAGCAGCGCCCGGCAGCTGGCCAGTCAGCGGCCTGAACATTGGCATCAGGCCTTGCGACAACACCTGTCACTGCCCTTTCGCGCTTTAAAGACACCGCTGCCCCCGCTGCAGGAAGATACCGCAAGCCTGGCACGAATGAAGCCAGAAGAACGGCGCCGGGCCCTTGAGACCCTCGCCAATAGCATGCCCGGACTGTTGACGCCCATCACGGTACAGTTCGGGCCTGCACTCCGTTGTCGTGACCGTGAAATCACGGTGACACCGGAGACAACAGATCAAGACATCATGACGATTGTACAGGCCATGCAACAAGGCCCAGAGACCAGCCACAAGAGCGGATCAACGGTAAAGCCGAAAAGAAACAGTCATTCGGCTTCCCCCTGTGCATTTGACGATATTGTGGCTCCCTGCCACTTCAGGATCACCAGATACTTCCCTGAAACCCCTTACGATGCCCGCCAATATCGTCTCTTTTTGTCCAGACCCATCTGGATGAAGACGGCCGGTTGCGCGACTACCCCATCGACTGGACAAATGGCACGATAA
- a CDS encoding AAA family ATPase has translation MFNNAPWEDTGFQTALATAIRVGGFTANKQWVRLPEQISLSVAHVGATELNARKEQTISDSTVFCPQSPFVVINRSSIERLKGHVMVEGTAVVQTDMLANLLQGCRQLVLTGELDDKQWLWLLCRLEELPASKRPQLFANLPTDLLLPARAGDCPTTGACNPHCATFTYQINPGDTLESLQQVNLTSQSRFTFSLTNSRLLDALVNGMPTTLYGLECNPELAANLETLLLPDPYLFIHGHKMDLPKAQVTFMPPPGQQTTGSALINALLNVSDSPPPAPENPVYSLLMSLPQSYKKRYPDRPPWTGEDFQYRFEQQGEAERLLDGSPGLLPCHQRRALHVLLAKAYRGAPEIYSFIKAKIAGYYPDQPTDNRADRSALEHWLARHPAPELRDIKADFWALARHCPATVHQDSKESDDINNNSVKELATYVVAAARRARQQPMAQRLGVDLRLARQKRFFDGNLRSTLKDTLIAHRASLRQGNIISQTVGTLESQIAAILMGDQTDQQKSQQIRELLATHFIDDQLPGPCQDLPDALLARQRHHWSRQERRLEHLAQRVRKHPVVFLQGEAGAGKTFMARAIAARAGYPDCQVLQLGPNHTSEALFGGPQLVSYSVGNGAEDHATEFCEGPLLQWALSKDPPLLVLDEANLVPEGLLAPLAGLTRKPPVLHYQGREYELKDRHRIILTGNPDHYSGRHLDNTLKSRIPTFFYNPLPETVLANAIILPNLPQVWPDHLKQQARDRLLTLYNQFRELQDQTTPRDITDVLATVRQILRHCSATGDDTPAQVNALIRRAFMDSLAGAVTTEYQQRLRTLNVWYRGQFKEDPSLLAGVDASFTDFIQRLQAANPDGDFSAEPVRQLVYHYWQSLDKGDSGRTAMLVEGPAGWGKDFVLKRTIRLWQQQQGMNRPFVHINANPNQWTTLAERVKQAMSRGQLIAISELNLIPSHYVEGLLNHVLTGHAARGFRLFATINPGYFAGREALSKALTSRCTQVRLAALTPEELEGLVQGLPKIPDGLPKWLAGHFHQLATALHQQNRPVQLALDDLFSSARQLASQRPEHWHQALRKHLSLPFRALQTPLPPLKEDTARLERIQQEEQRRRDLEASANSIPGLLTPITVIFGPVTRCADRIITVTREATDQDVMTIAQAMQQNMETSRNSGSTVNPQQTGRSAYPCKFGDIVAPLHHKVARYFPRRPYDVHQYHLTFLETRLDEDGRLRNYPIDWTNGTLTPLPGWPDDSAWRTNLGADELPGKFTLILNNQWQPLPALTPRDQLRALRCTPKIPIELARSELTGQLLIKSQASSASPVTVDFIIAPGQTYFTQLRPGEWLTLPEGLCSQRLEDLLAENIFYSETNTCKAYAELRNIHGIPDIPQRLRALLGWLDTFSDSKNVTGQDEQLLLNMLREKQGACRHKATIFQVLCHYWGIPARQVENASHRFVEISPDGGRTWRQYQLGGGGQTIEDIAEPDWGGLSSTRPICAEATRGV, from the coding sequence GTGTTTAACAACGCACCCTGGGAAGACACTGGCTTTCAGACAGCCCTGGCAACGGCCATACGGGTTGGCGGATTCACCGCCAACAAGCAATGGGTCCGGCTACCTGAGCAGATATCCCTGTCCGTAGCCCATGTCGGTGCCACCGAACTCAACGCCCGGAAAGAGCAGACGATCAGCGACAGCACCGTTTTTTGTCCCCAAAGCCCGTTTGTGGTGATTAACCGCAGCTCAATCGAGCGTCTCAAAGGCCACGTGATGGTAGAGGGCACTGCCGTTGTGCAAACGGATATGCTCGCTAATCTGCTGCAAGGTTGCAGGCAACTGGTGCTTACTGGCGAGCTGGATGACAAACAGTGGTTATGGTTATTGTGCCGACTGGAGGAATTACCGGCGAGTAAAAGACCACAGTTGTTTGCCAATTTGCCAACCGATTTGTTGCTCCCTGCAAGGGCTGGCGACTGTCCAACCACGGGAGCCTGCAACCCACACTGCGCCACTTTCACTTATCAGATTAACCCCGGGGATACCCTGGAATCCCTGCAACAGGTCAACCTCACCAGCCAGAGCCGTTTCACTTTTTCCCTGACCAACAGCCGACTGCTGGATGCCCTGGTCAATGGGATGCCAACAACCCTTTATGGTCTGGAGTGCAACCCGGAATTGGCTGCCAACCTGGAAACCCTGTTATTGCCCGACCCTTACCTGTTTATTCATGGGCATAAGATGGATCTACCAAAGGCACAGGTCACCTTCATGCCTCCCCCGGGGCAGCAAACCACCGGCTCAGCATTGATCAACGCCCTGCTCAACGTTTCCGACAGCCCACCACCCGCACCGGAAAACCCGGTCTACTCACTGCTGATGTCTCTGCCCCAATCCTATAAAAAGCGCTATCCGGACAGGCCGCCCTGGACCGGGGAGGATTTTCAGTATCGGTTTGAGCAACAGGGCGAGGCAGAACGCCTGCTGGACGGTAGCCCCGGGCTGCTGCCCTGCCATCAACGCCGAGCCTTGCATGTGCTGTTGGCCAAGGCGTATCGCGGCGCTCCGGAGATTTACAGTTTCATCAAGGCGAAAATTGCCGGTTATTATCCGGATCAGCCCACCGACAACCGTGCCGACCGATCCGCCCTGGAGCACTGGCTGGCCCGACACCCGGCCCCGGAGCTTAGGGACATCAAGGCCGATTTCTGGGCGCTGGCCCGGCACTGTCCGGCCACGGTTCACCAGGACAGCAAAGAATCGGATGACATAAATAACAACTCGGTGAAAGAGCTCGCCACTTATGTGGTCGCCGCTGCGCGCCGCGCACGGCAGCAGCCCATGGCACAGCGATTGGGTGTGGATCTTCGGCTGGCCCGGCAAAAACGCTTTTTTGATGGAAACCTGCGCTCAACCTTAAAAGATACCCTGATTGCTCACCGGGCATCACTCAGGCAGGGCAACATCATCAGCCAAACAGTCGGGACGCTGGAGAGCCAGATTGCCGCCATTCTGATGGGGGATCAGACCGATCAACAGAAATCACAACAGATCCGGGAATTACTGGCCACCCACTTTATTGATGATCAGTTACCCGGGCCGTGTCAGGATCTGCCCGATGCCCTCCTTGCCCGACAGCGCCATCACTGGTCCCGGCAGGAGCGGCGTCTGGAGCATTTGGCCCAGAGGGTCCGGAAGCATCCCGTGGTGTTCCTGCAGGGTGAGGCCGGAGCTGGCAAGACCTTTATGGCCAGAGCCATTGCGGCCAGGGCTGGTTATCCAGACTGTCAGGTGCTTCAGCTTGGGCCCAACCATACCTCAGAAGCCCTGTTTGGCGGACCGCAGCTGGTCAGTTATTCAGTGGGCAATGGGGCGGAGGACCATGCCACCGAATTTTGTGAAGGGCCACTGCTGCAGTGGGCATTATCGAAAGATCCACCCCTGCTGGTGCTCGATGAAGCCAACCTGGTGCCAGAGGGTCTGCTTGCCCCCCTGGCCGGTTTAACCCGGAAGCCGCCGGTACTCCATTATCAGGGCCGGGAGTACGAACTGAAGGACCGGCACCGGATTATTCTCACCGGTAATCCGGATCATTATTCGGGACGGCACCTGGATAACACGCTGAAATCACGGATTCCCACCTTCTTTTATAACCCCTTGCCGGAGACCGTGCTGGCCAACGCCATCATTCTGCCCAATCTACCGCAGGTCTGGCCTGATCACCTGAAACAACAGGCCCGTGACCGGCTATTAACCCTGTACAACCAGTTCCGGGAGCTGCAGGACCAGACCACACCCAGAGATATCACCGATGTGCTGGCCACCGTTCGCCAGATTCTCCGTCACTGTTCCGCGACCGGGGACGACACGCCAGCGCAAGTCAACGCCCTGATCAGGCGGGCATTTATGGACAGTCTGGCCGGTGCTGTAACCACGGAATACCAGCAACGGCTGAGAACCCTCAACGTCTGGTACCGGGGCCAGTTCAAGGAAGACCCGTCGCTTTTGGCGGGGGTTGACGCGAGCTTTACTGATTTTATCCAACGACTGCAGGCCGCCAACCCCGATGGTGACTTTTCTGCGGAGCCTGTCCGGCAGCTGGTCTACCACTACTGGCAAAGTCTGGACAAGGGTGACTCGGGACGCACCGCCATGCTGGTGGAAGGGCCGGCGGGCTGGGGCAAGGATTTTGTGCTGAAGAGAACCATCCGGCTCTGGCAACAACAGCAAGGGATGAATCGCCCATTTGTTCATATCAATGCCAACCCGAACCAGTGGACCACTCTGGCCGAGCGCGTTAAACAGGCCATGAGCCGGGGGCAACTGATCGCCATCAGTGAGCTTAACCTGATTCCCAGCCACTATGTAGAAGGGTTGCTGAATCATGTGTTGACCGGCCATGCGGCACGGGGATTTCGCCTGTTTGCCACCATCAATCCCGGCTATTTTGCCGGACGGGAAGCGCTGAGCAAGGCCCTGACGAGCCGCTGCACCCAGGTCAGGCTGGCAGCCCTTACCCCGGAAGAACTGGAAGGGCTGGTGCAGGGTTTGCCCAAGATACCTGACGGGTTGCCCAAGTGGCTGGCGGGTCACTTCCACCAACTGGCCACAGCACTGCATCAGCAGAACCGCCCGGTGCAACTGGCACTGGACGACCTGTTCAGCAGCGCCCGGCAGCTGGCCAGCCAGCGGCCTGAACATTGGCATCAGGCCTTGCGAAAACACTTGTCACTGCCCTTTCGTGCCTTGCAGACACCGCTGCCTCCGCTGAAGGAGGATACCGCACGCCTGGAACGAATCCAGCAGGAAGAACAACGGCGCCGGGACCTTGAGGCCAGCGCCAATAGCATACCCGGACTGTTGACGCCCATCACGGTAATATTCGGGCCTGTAACCCGTTGTGCTGACCGGATAATCACGGTGACACGGGAAGCAACAGATCAGGACGTCATGACCATTGCACAAGCCATGCAGCAAAATATGGAGACCAGCCGCAATAGCGGATCAACGGTAAACCCACAACAAACCGGTCGTTCGGCTTACCCTTGTAAATTTGGCGATATTGTGGCTCCCCTCCACCACAAGGTCGCCAGGTACTTCCCCAGACGCCCTTACGATGTCCACCAATATCATCTCACTTTTCTGGAGACCCGTCTGGATGAAGATGGCCGGTTGCGTAACTACCCCATCGACTGGACAAATGGCACGCTAACACCGTTGCCAGGATGGCCAGATGATAGCGCCTGGCGGACCAACCTTGGCGCAGATGAACTGCCCGGCAAGTTTACGCTGATCCTGAATAACCAGTGGCAGCCCCTGCCTGCCCTGACGCCCAGAGACCAGCTCCGGGCACTGCGCTGCACCCCGAAAATACCCATTGAGCTGGCCCGAAGCGAGCTGACAGGGCAACTGTTAATCAAAAGTCAGGCATCCTCAGCGTCACCGGTTACGGTGGACTTTATCATCGCCCCCGGGCAAACCTATTTTACCCAACTGAGACCGGGCGAATGGCTGACATTACCAGAGGGATTATGCAGTCAACGGCTTGAAGATCTCCTGGCAGAGAATATTTTTTACTCCGAAACCAACACCTGCAAAGCCTATGCAGAGCTGCGTAACATCCATGGGATCCCGGATATCCCGCAACGACTCAGGGCGTTGCTGGGTTGGCTGGATACATTTTCCGATAGCAAAAATGTGACCGGGCAAGATGAACAGCTGTTGCTGAATATGCTCAGGGAGAAACAGGGGGCCTGCCGACACAAGGCGACGATTTTCCAGGTGCTCTGCCATTATTGGGGTATTCCTGCGCGGCAAGTAGAGAATGCTTCGCACCGTTTTGTTGAAATCAGCCCCGATGGCGGCCGCACCTGGCGACAATACCAACTCGGGGGTGGCGGACAGACCATTGAAGATATCGCAGAACCCGACTGGGGGGGATTATCATCAACCAGACCAATCTGCGCTGAAGCCACCCGAGGAGTATGA